The genomic window TGTGCTCAACGCCATCTTTTTCAAGTTGACGGATGTGGCGAGCAGTAACGCGACGGCCAGTCTCAACGTAAGTTTTACCGTTAGCTTCGATGTCGAATGACGCAGTTTCACCACGTAGACGTTCAGGCACTAACTCCATAAGTAGAGTTTGGTCTTTCACTTCGAAGTTCACTTTGTCGAAGAACAGATCTAAGATCTCTTCTGTCGATTTACCAAGTGCACGAAGGATAATCGATGCTGGTAGCTTACGACGACGGTCGATACGTACGAATAAGTTATCCTTAGGATCGAACTCAAAGTCTAACCATGAGCCACGGTAAGGAATTACACGTGCGTTATAAAGAACTTTACCTGATGAGTGAGTCTTACCCTTATCACTGTCGAAGAACACGCCTGGGCTTCGGTGCAGCTGGGATACGATAACCCTCTCGGTACCATTAATTACGAAAGTACCATTGTCTGTCATAAGCGGAATTTCGCCCATGTAGACTTCTTGTTCTTTAATGTCTTTTACAGTACCTGCTGGTGCATCTCGATCAAAGATAACTAGACGTAGTTTTACGCGTAGTGGCTTTGAGTAAGTAACACCGCGGATTTGACATTCTTTAACGTCAAAAACTGGCTCACCAAGACGGTAGCTAACGTATTGCAGCTCAGAATTGCCGTTGTAGCTCTGAATTGGAAATACAGAACGGAAAGCAGCTTCAAGACCGTATTGACCTTCAGGATCCTGTTCGATGAATTTATCGAAAGAATCAAGCTGGATCGATAACAGGTATGGAATGTCCAAAACTTGTGGACGAGTACCAAAATCCTTACGGATGCGCTTTTTCTCGGTATAAGAGTAAACCATGGGGTTCCTCAGCTCGCTGATAAGTGACCCAAACCACCCAAAACACTCTTCAGAGGGGGTGGTGACAAACAGCTGTTTACTGTAGTGAACAATCATTTCGAAAAAATGACTGTTTTTTTGCTTGGATTATGACGGTTAAACAGCGGAAAATTCGTCATAGCCCTACAGCGCAAAAAGGCCGGTGGTTAATAAACCACCAGCCATTAGCCTTGCGGCTAAGAAATTAAGTAATAATTACTTGATTTCAACAGAAGCGCCAGCTTCTTCTAGCTGTGCTTTAAGAGCTTCAGCTTCAGCTTTGTCAACGCCTTCTTTAAGCGCTGCAGGAGCTGAGTCTACAAGACCTTTAGCTTCTTTAAGACCTAGGCCAGTTGCGCCACGTACAGCTTTGATAACTTGTACTTTGTTAGCGCCAGCAGCAGTTAGGATAACGTCGAATTCAGTTTGCTCAGCAGCAGCGTCGCCGCCAGCTGCGCCGCCAGCTACAACAGCAGCAGCTGCAGTAACGCCGAATTTTTCTTCCATAGCTTCGATAAGCTCAACAACTTGCATTACAGACATTTCTGCAACTGCGTCTAGGATTTGCTCGTTAGTAATAGACATAACAATTCTCTTTTAAGTCAACAATAAGTTTAAATAGCAACCAGTGAAAAGCAAGGCTTATGCCGCAGCTTCTTCTTTTTGGTCGCGAACAGCAGCGATAGTACGAACCAGCTTGCCAGCAGAAGCTTCTTTCATGCACATCATTAGGCGTGCGATAGCTTCGTCGTAAGTTGGTAGTGTCGCTAGTACTTCAGCATCAGTAACTGCGCCTTCAAATGCAGCAGCTTTGATCTCGAAATCTTTATTCTCTTTAGCGAAGTCTTTGAAAAGACGCGCTGCAGCACCTGGGTGCTCATTAGAGAATGCGATCAGAGTTGGACCAGTGAAAGTGTCTACTAGACACTCGTAGTCTGTACCCTGAACCGCACGGCGTGCTAGTGTGTTACGAACAACTTTCATGTAAACACCCGCTTCGCGAGCTTGTTTACGTAGAGAAGTCATTGCGCCAACTTCAACGCCACGAGAATCAGCTACAACTGCAGAAAGTGCACCACTGGCAGCTTCGTTGACTTCAGCAACAATTGCTTTTTTGTCTTGAAGATTTAAAGCCATTTGGATTAACCTCTGGTTGTGATTACAGCACCCAATACAAAATGTATTGAGCGTTTACGATATTATTTAAAAATGAATAAATTCACTTCAAACCACAATATCGCCTACGTAGGTTTTATTAAGCCATCAACAATCTAATGAAAATCGACGGCGCCTACGGTCTTGGGATAGATGATTTCAAATTGCTTTAAAACCACCCAACCACAAATATTAGGCGCAGAAGTATACACTAAATCTGCACCTAAGCAAATTAGTTTGCTTGAGTGTTCAGGCTAGCCTGATCTACAGCAACACCAGCACCCATCGTAGTAGAGATGCTTACTTTCTTCAGGAAAGTACCTTTCGCTGAAGAAGGCTTAGCTTTCTTAAGAGCAACTAGAAGAGCTTCTAGGTTCTCTTGAAGCTGGTTAGCTTCGAAAGATGCTTTACCGATAGTAGTGTGGATGATGCCGTTCTTGTCGTTACGGTAACGAACCTGACCTGCTTTAGCGTTCTTAACCGCTTCAGCAACGTTAGGAGTTACAGTACCAACTTTAGGGTTTGGCATTAGACCGCGTGGACCTAGGATTGTACCTAGTTGACCAACAACGCGCATTGCATCTGGAGAAGCAACAACAACGTCGAAGTTCATTTCGCCTTTTTTCACTAGCTCTGCAAGATCTTCCATACCAACGATATCTGCGCCAGCTGCTTTAGCTGCTTCTGCGTTTGCACCTTGAGTGAACACAGCAACGCGGATATCACGGCCAGTACCGTGAGGTAGCACAGTTGCGCCACGTACGTTTTGGTCAGATTTACGAGCATCGATGCCTAGATTAACAGCAACATCTACAGACTCAACGAATTTAGCAGTCGCTAGTTCTTTAAGAAGAGCAACAGCTTCGTTGATTTCGTATTCTTTAGTCGCGTCAACTTTGTCGCGGATTACGCGCATGCGCTTAGTAAGTTTAGCCATGATCTTATCCCTCTACCACTAGGCCCATTGAACGAGCAGTACCAGCAATAGAACGCTTCATTGCTTCGATGTCAGCACCAGTCATATCAGCAGCTTTAGTTTCTGCGATTTCCTGTACTTGAGCGTCAGTTACTGTGCCCACTTTTTCAGTGTTTGGACGACCTGAACCAGACTTAACGCCAGCAGCTTTCTTAAGAAGAACAGCAGCAGGTGGAGTCTTAGTTACGAACGTGAAAGAACGGTCGTTGTAAACAGTAATAACTACTGGAGTAGGTAGACCTTTCTCAACAGATTCTGTTTTTGCGTTGAACGCTTTACAGAATTCCATGATGTTCACGCCGTGTTGACCTAGTGCAGGACCAACCGGTGGACTTGGGTTTGCCATACCAGCTGCAACTTGCAGTTTGATATAAGCTTCAACTTTCTTAGCCATGATATTTCCTAATATTTTGGGTACATGCGCTAGCCGCAAGGCGAGCTCCCCATAAATTCAATGAACTCTTCTTTACTTCCATAGAAGCAAAAAGGCGCGAAATTATAATCATAATTCGCGCCTTTAACAACCCTAACAAGGTGATTTTTTATACTCTTTTATTTTGAACAACTTATGAAGTAATTATCCACAGCTTGCTCAAAGATTCGAGTATTAGTCCAGTTTTTCAACTTGACCGAATTCAAGCTCAACCGGTGTTGCACGACCAAAGATCGATACAGATACCTTAATGCGGCTTTTCTCGTAATCGACTTCTTCAACAGTACCGTTGAAGTCAGCAAATGGACCATCGTTCACACGAACCACTTCACCCGCTTCGAACATTGTCTTAGGACGTGGAGACTCGCTCGCTTTCTCTAGACGGTTCAAGATAGCATCAGCTTCTTTATCAGTGATTGGTGCTGGACGATCAGAGGTACCACCAATGAAGCCCATAACACGAGGAATGCTACGTACTAAGTGCCATGATTCATCATTCATGATCATTTGCACTAATACGTAACCTGGGAAGAACTTACGTTCGCTTTTACGGCGTTGACCTGCACGCATTTCCACTACTTCTTCAGTAGGTACTAAAACGTCACCAAAGAATTCTTCCATGTCGTGCATTTTAATATGTTCGCGTAGCGATTGAGATACACGACCTTCATAGCCAGAAAAGGCTTGAACTACATACCAACGTTTTTTTGGAGCTTCACTCATGAATCAGAACCCTCTACACCCCAGTCGCTAGAGAAACCAGACGGACCATAATGCCGTCAATTCCCCATAGCACTAGAGACATAACAATACATACAGCTAAAACGATCAATGTAGTTTGCATAGTTTCTTGGCGAGTAGGCCAAACTACTTTACGAATCTCCATACGGGATTCTTTTGCAAAATCGATCGCAGCTTTACCTTTAGTTGTTGTTGCTGCAACGCCTAATGCGGCAGCAATCAGCACAACTACACCTGCAGCGCGAATTACAACAGACAATTCACCATACAGGTAATTACCCACAACAGCAGCAGCTAACAGAACAAAAGCGGCGACCCACTTCATTGTATCTGCTGCACCTGAGCTATCAGGAGTTTCAGCGTTTGCTTTCATAAAACCAACCTGTGATAAGTCTTAAATATAGACGACAATAACCCCGCTGTTGCAGGGCACATTCCTTTGCGTTGCAAAACAACACATTTAACAGTCATTTTAGTCAAAAAGACCGTTTAATTCTTTACTAAGAGCTAAAATCGATGCCAAAACATCCAACTCTTTTTTCAGCGCAGAAAAAGGGCATCAAATGATGCCCTTTTTACTAGTGGTTCGTCAAATCTTATGCAAAGATTTTAGCTACAACACCAGCACCAACTGTACGGCCACCTTCGCGGATTGCGAAACGTAGACCTTCGTCCATTGCGATTGGAGCGATTAGCTCAACCGTCATTTGAACGTTGTCACCTGGCATTACCATTTCTACGCCTTCTGGTAGAGTGATGTCGCCTGTTACGTCAGTCGTACGGAAGTAGAACTGTGGACGGTAACCTTTGAAGAAAGGTGTGTGACGGCCGCCTTCGTCTTTAGAAAGTACGTATACTTCAGACTCAAACTTAGTGTGTGGGTTGATAGAACCTTTCGCAGAAAGTACTTGACCACGTTCAACGTCATCACGCTTAGTACCACGTAGAAGTGCACCAACGTTCTCACCTGCACGACCTTCGTCAAGCAGTTTACGGAACATTTCAACACCAGTACAAGTAGTAACAGTCGTCTCTTTGATACCAACGATTTCTACTTCGTCACCTACGCGTAGGATACCACGCTCGATACGACCAGTTACAACTGTACCACGACCTTGAATTGAGAATACATCTTCAATTGGTAGTAGGAACGGTTGGTCTACTGCACGCTCTGGCTCAGGGATGTAAGAATCTAGTGCTTCTGCAAGCTCAATGATCTTGTCTTCCCACTGCTTCTCGCCGTTTAGTGCGCCAAGTGCAGAACCTTGGATAACTGGTAGGTCATCACCAGGGAAGTCGTATTCAGAAAGAAGTTCACGAACTTCCATCTCAACTAGCTCTAGAAGCTCTTCGTCATCAACCATGTCACATTTGTTCATGAATACGATGATGTAAGGGATACCAACTTGACGACCAAGTAGGATGTGCTCACGAGTTTGAGGCATAGGGCCGTCAGTCGCAGCAACAACTAGGATACCGCCGTCCATTTGTGCAGCACCAGTGATCATGTTTTTAACATAATCCGCGTGTCCTGGACAGTCTACGTGTGCGTAGTGACGTGCTGGAGTGTCGTACTCAACGTGAGAAGTTGCGATTGTGATGCCGCGCTCACGCTCTTCTGGAGCGTTATCGATAGATGCGAAATCTTTAGCAACACCGCCGTATACTTTTGCAAGAGTAGTACAGATAGCAGCAGTTAGAGTTGTTTTACCGTGGTCAACGTGGCCGATAGTACCAACGTTTACGTGCGGTTTCGTACGTTCAAATTTTTCTTTAGACATGGGGTGTCCCTCTAGGTACGGATTAGGTGGTTTAAAATAAGACCACGCAACCAAAAAAATAGTTGTCTTTATTAAAGGAGAAGAAGCTTTAGACTGGTGCTAATACCCAGAGTCGAACTGGGGACCTCACCCTTACCAAGGGTGCGCTCTACCGACTGAGCTATATCAGCACACAAAATGAGTTGGAGCGTGCAGCGGGAATCGAACCCGCATCATCAGCTTGGAAGGCTGAGGTAATAGCCATTATACGATGCACGCAACACGTAACTCTGTTTGAGCTATTTAACCTTTAGAATATGGTGGAGGGGGACGGATTCGAACCATCGAAGGCAGTGCCGGCAGATTTACAGTCTGCTCCCTTTGGCCACTCGGGAACCCCTCCAAATTTTGAGCTTTCTCTCGCTGACCTTATCGATAAGGGAGAAAGTGGTGCCGACTACCGGAATCGAACTGGTGACCTACTGATTACAAGTCAGTTGCTCTACCTACTGAGCTAAGTCGGCACAAGTGGGGCGCATTTTATTGAATGATTTTCCACCTTGCAATAGTAAATTGAAAAAAAATGGAAAATTCTCTTATCAAATTCCCATATACAGCAATTTAGCTCAAGGTTTACGCCTTTAACCTACATCTAGTACAGGAAGATATTTAATTTATCTAACGCTTGATGTATTTTCCATGCACTTGTTTTGTCATTCACTATAGAGTTTTGTATGAGTCCATATATGTCATTCGACCGCGAACGTTGGTCCGAGCTAAGGAATTTAGTTCCGATGACACTTTCTGAAAGCGACTTAAAAGAGCTGCAAGGCATCAATGAAAAGCTCACTATGGAAGAGGCAGTAGAGATCTACTTACCGCTATCTCGTCTATTGAACCTCTATGTGGCAGCCAGACAGAATAGAAACTCGGTGCTCCACCAATTTCTAGATAAGAAAGAAAAAGCGCCGCCTTTTATCATCGGTATTGCGGGTAGTGTTGCCGTTGGTAAGAGCACGACTGCACGATTGCTTAAAGCCCTACTCTCGCGCTGGGAGAACCATCCGAAAGTCGAGCTAGTGACGACAGACGGTTTCTTATACCCAAATGAAGTGCTGGAAGAGAAAGGGTTGATGAGTAAGAAAGGCTTCCCCGAGTCTTACGACATCAAGCGTCTAGTGAACTTTGTCTCTGATGTGAAGGCGTGCAAACGAAATGTCACCGCACCGGTATACTCGCACCTAACTTACAACATTACTGATGATGTTAAGTGTGTCGACCTACCCGATGTACTTATTATTGAAGGGCTAAACGTCTTGCAAAGTGGTATGAATTATCCGCATGAACCACATCGTGTTTTCATATCCGATTTTCTCGATTTCTCACTCTATGTCGATGCGGATAGCAAGCAAATAAAAGAGTGGTATATCAACCGTTTCATGAAATTTCGAGATGGGGCATTCACCAAGCCTGACTCCTACTTTCATCATTATACACGACTCTCAAATCAAGCGGCATTGGATAAGGCAGAAGAAATCTGGAGCTCAATCAATGGTTTGAACCTAGAGCAGAATATCCTTCCAACAAGAGAAAGAGCTCACTTGATCTTGCATAAAGGTGCTGATCATATGGTTGAAGAAGTGTTACTCAGAAAATAATAACGCTTTAATCCCCTTTTCTTAGTGATATCTCGCCACCGATATAACTTTCGATGCCGTTAGCCGTTTTGAGTAATATAGCACCTTGTGCATCGATCCCTTGTACGATACCTTCAATTTCCCTAGGTCCAATGATAAGTCTTACATTGCGACCTAAGAAATTATCTAAACGATTCCATCGACTTACAAAGTTAGACATCCCTTTGAGTTCGTAATCAACAAGTGTTTTATTCCATGCGTTAATCAGAACTTGGGCGAGGTCATTTCGATCGGGCACTTGTCCATCACACACTTCTTTTAATGAAGTCCATGGCTGTCCAATACCGGATATTGTGGGCTCCATGGATAGGTTAAGCCCTAAACCAATCACAATATGAGCAGCACCACCAGATTGACCTGACAACTCGACTAAAATGCCTGCGAGCTTCTTGTCATTGTGGTAAAGGTCGTTCGGCCATTTGAGCTTTACACCTTCTACGCCCATTTCTTCCAAAGCTTCAACAACAGCGACACCAACCACAAGGCTTAAGCCCATTGCGGCAGCCATCCCTGCGTCGAGTCTCCAATACATTGAAAGATAGAGGTTTGCACCGAATGGCGACACCCACTCTCGTCCACGACGCCCACGGCCCGCTGTTTGATATTCCGCAATACAGACAGAACCCGATTCGAGGGTGTTAGTACGCTCTAATAGGTGTTGGTTTGTAGAACCTATAATGGGAATCAGTTCAAGAGAAGCATCGCGACTAACTGCAGACAATTTTTCTTGGTCAAGCATATCTAAACGGCTGGCTAGCTTGTAACCCTTGCCTTGTACTCGATAGATATCTAAACCCCACTCTTGAATACCCTTAATATGCTTACTTATCGCCGCTCGTGACACACCAATCATTTCACCTAGGTCTTCACCTGAATGAAACTCACCGTCAGCAAGGCATCTCAATAGTGCAAGCTTGGTACTGTGTTCTCTCATGCCAATGACCCCAAAGCCTTGTCTAGGTTTGTCTCGCAGTCTCGTCCCATAAAGCGCACTTCATGTTCCAATCGAATATTGAATTTATTCAAGACGGACTGGCGCACTCGCTCTGCAAGCTTAAGGATATCCACAGCAGAAGCCTCATCATAATTGATAATAACCAATGCTTGGTTAGGGTGAACCTGAGCGCCACCTTCTGTCACACCCTTGAACTGGCATTGATCAATCAGCCAGCCAGCAGCAACTTTGATCATGTCATTACTCTCATAGCCGACAATATTTGGATATAGAGCTAACAAGCGATCAAAATGATCTTTGGTGATCACAGGGTTTTTGAAGAAACTGCCCGCATTCCCTTGTACTCTAGGGTCTGGCAGCTTACTTGAACGGATAGCACACACTTCATCAAATATAGTGCGAGGAGAGAGCGTATCGGCTGCTAGGCTTTTTAACGGGCCGTAGTGATTACATGGCTCCCACTCTTTCGGCAACGTTAAACCAATCGCCACCACAATCGCTTTACCGTAGAGAGCGTGTTTGAAAATAGAATCTCGGTAACCAAAGAGACACTCTTTCCTGCTTAATCGCTTAACTGTATAAGTATCCAGACATAGGATATCGACATACTCGCATACGTCTTGTAGCTCAACACCATACGCACCAATATTTTGAATCGGAGCAGAGCCTGAACAGCCGGGTATCATTGCTAGGTTTTCTAGACCACCCAGCCCTTTATCCACACTCCATTCAACCAAACTTGGCCAATCCTCGCCACCACTTACATGCAGTAGGTGATGACTGTCCGTCTCAGTCAGCTCAATCCCGGCTAATTTATTCACAATGACCAGGCCAGCGAAGTGCTCAGTAAAAAGCATATTGCTACCCTTACCCAGTATTAACTTGGGTAAAGCTGACCATTTAGGGTCTTTGTAAAGCGAAATCAGTTCTTCGATAGTGGTGACTTCAAGCAACGCATCACACGTCTGATCGATAGAAAAAGTATGAACATTTTTTAAACTAGCATTGAGATGGAATTGCATGACGATATTCAATTAATTTACACTGCAGCCATTCTACAGCAGATAAACCAATGGCGCAGTGACAGAATGAACAATGTCATCATTACTCAACTAGAGCCTATCAAGGTTCCTTTAGTTAAACGTTTCTATAAAGAGCATTACCCAACAGGGAAAGCCAATAAAAGTGAATTGATCTTTTCATTATTGCTAGATGACGAGCTGTGCGGTGTCGTGCGTTTTCGTACAATAGAAAATAATCGCTTGCTGACTGGAATGGCGATATCAAAACAACATCGTGGTAAGCAATTAGGCTCCCAGCTTATGGATTATTGTGCGCAACATACGCTTACGGAAGACGACTACTGCTTTGCGTACACTCATCTCACCAATTTTTACACTCGACACCAATTCGTACAAGTAGACCCTAAAGATCTGCCAAACGGTTTAAGAGTTTTATACGAGCGCTATTCGAATAGCGGAAAAGATCTCATTCCTATGCATTATCAGAAAAATTGTCACAGAATGCCCTGATTATCTAGTATTTAAGGCTAACCCTTTGGTAAAATTAAAGGTTAGCAATTTTGCATATTTTTAAGGTAAAACAGTCAATATGATTGCCAGTAGGAATCCATTCATACAGTTGCCAACCATAGCGCAGAATCCTGACAAGTTTGAAGTACTACTATCAGCGCAAGAGTTTCGAACTCGCCTACTTGATGAGATATCTCGCGCAACGACTCGTATTAGTTTAGTCGCTTTGTATCTTGAAGATGATGAGGCTGGCCGTGAGATCCTAACTGCCTTATATGAAGCAAAGCAAAATAATCCAGCATTAGACGTGAGCGTTTGTGTTGATTGGCACCGAGCACAGCGCGGATTGATTGGCGCAGAGTCTTCTGAAGGCAATGCAGCCATGTATAAAGAGTTCGCAGAAAAATATCAGCATTCTGTACCTGTCTATGGCATTCCAGTTCGCGGCAAAGAAGTCTTTGGCGTGTTGCACTTAAAAGGCTTTATCGTCGATGACACCGTGATATACAGCGGTGCAAGCCTTAACAATATCTACCTGAATTACCATGACCGCTATCGCTTTGATCGTTACCACGTTTTAAACAACGCAGCGCTTGCTGACTCAATGTTTACGTACGTGCACGAACAGATGGTTGCGGACAGCGCTGTTTATGACTTGGCTGACAAAAATAAACCAATGACTAAAGAGTTAAAACCAGCGATTCGCCAGTTCCGAGCTTTGCTAGCACGATCTCAGTATCAATTCGATGGTCAAGAGGTTTCAACAGACCAAGTTGCTATAACACCATTGGTTGGTATCGGTAAGAGACGTAACCGTCTGAATCAGGGAATCAATCAACTCGTAGCGCAAGCTAAAGATGAAATCTTTATCTGCACGCCATACTTCAACTTCCCACCGAGCCTCGCTAAAGAAGTGAAGAAAGCGCTTAAGCGTGGCGTAAAGGTCAGCATTGTTGTTGGCGATAAAACAGCTAATGATTTCTTTATCTCGCCAGAAGAAGAATTTAAAACAATTGGTGGTTTGCCATACCTTTACGAATTGAACTTACGTCATTTCGCTAAAGCCAATGAAGCTCATATTGCTAGCCGCAATCTATCAATTCGACTATGGCAACACGATTCAAATAGCTTCCACCTAAAGGGGATTTGGGTCGATAAACGCTATATGCTGCTAACGGGTAATAACCTAAACCCTCGCGCATGGAAATTAGATCTAGAGAATGGCATTTTTATCCAAGACAACTACCACCACCTAACAGACAAGTTTCAGGCTGAAGTGGATAACATCCTTCAACACACTCAGCTTATCTGTACTTATAAGCAGTTAGACAAGGTAGAGAGCTACCCGATGGAAGTTCAGAAGTTGATTCGCAAGATCACTCGGGTAAAAGCCGACAGAATACTCAAACAAATACTGTAATCGATGTATTAGAAGATACTATTTATCAACGCCTAGCAAACGCTAGGCGTTTTTGTATCTATCAAACATACAAAACGACCATATATTTCTCTCAAACGAGACCAATCCTTTTCGATAGACATACAGAGCCAAATAAATAGAGAAATAACTAGGGTCAATGTGTATAAGCATACTGCGGAGGAGGGCTCTTCGCTTGTTCAATAGCGAAAACTCTATGTATCAAACGTAAAAAAGCCTCGCTATTGCTAGCGAGGCTTCTTAATAAGTGGCGGAGTGGACGGGACTCGAACCCGCGACCCCCGGCGTGACAGGCCGGTATTCTAACCAACTGAACTACCACTCCGCAGTGGTCAACTCACTAAGTGAGCGTCCATATCTCCAGGTCGGTCAACCTAAAGATTTAATTTAAAGCCTGGCGATGTCCTACTCTCACATGGGGAAGCCCCACACTACCATCGGCGCTATTGTGTTTCACTTCTGAGTTCGGCATGGAATCAGGTGGGTCCACAATGCTATGGTCGCCAAGCAAATTTTGCTTTTACTTTCAGTTTTTTAAAAACTGAAGGCAAAATAATCTGGAAAACTGATTTAAAAGTCTATCTCTTCAAACGCATTCAAGGTCTGTCTTTCTATTGAGTCCACAAAACCCCTTGGGTGTTGTATGGTTAAGCCTCACGGGCAATTAGTACAGGTTAGCTCAATGCCTCGCAGCACTTACACACCCTGCCTATCAACGTCGTAGTCTACGACAACCCTTTAGGACGCTTATAGCGCCAGGGAAAACTCATCTCAAGGCTCGCTTCCCGCTTAGATGCTTTCAGCGGTTATCGATTCCGAACTTAGCTACCGGGCAATGCCATTGGCATGACAACCCGAACACCAGAGGTTCGTCCACTCCGGTCCTCTCGTACTAGGAGCAGCCCCTTTCAATTTTCCAACGCCCACGGCAGATAGGGACCGAACTGTCTCACGACGTTCTAAACCCAGCTCGCGTACCACTTTAAATGGCGAACAGCCATACCCTTGGGACCGACTTCAGCCCCAGGATGTGATGAGCCGACATCGAGGTGCCAAACACCGCCGTCGATATGAACTCTTGGGCGGTATCAGCCTGTTATCCCCGGAGTACCTTTTATCCGTTGAGCGATGGCCCTTCCATTCAGAACCACCGGATCACTATGACCTGCTTTCGCACCTGCTCGAATTGTCATTCTCGCAGTCAAGCGGGCTTATGCCATTGCACTAACCACACGATGTCCAACCGTGTTTAGCCCACCTTCGTGCTCCTCCGTTACTCTTTGGGAGGAGACCGCCCCAGTCAAACTACCCACCAGGCACTGTCCGTAACCCCGATTCAGGGGCCAACGTTAGAACATCAAAACTACAAGGGTGGTATTTCAAGGACGACTCCACCACATCTAGCGACGCGGTTTCATAGTCTCCCACCTATCCTACACATGTAGGTTCAATGTTCAGTGCCAAGCTGTAGTAAAGGTTCACGGGGTCTTTCCGTCTAGCCGCGGGTACACTGCATCTTCACAGCGATTTCAATTTCACTGAGTCTCGGGTGGAGACAGCGTGGCCATCATTACGCCATTCGTGCAGGTCGGAACTTACCCGACAAGGAATTTCGCTACCTTAGGACCGTTATAGTTACGGCCGCCGTTTACCGGGGCTTCGATCAAGAGCTTCGACCGAAGTCTAACCCCATCAATTAACCTTCCGGCACCGGGCAGGCGTCACACCGTATACGTCATCTTACGATTTTGCACAGTGCTGTGTTTTTAATAAACAGTTGCAGCCACCTGGTATCTGCGACTCTCGTCTGCTCCATCCGCAAGGGACTTCACTGATAAGAGCGTACCTTCTCCCGAAGTTACGGTACCATTTTGCCTAGTTCCTTCACCCGAGTTCTCTCAAGCGCCTTGGTATTCTCTACCCGACCACCTGTGTCGGTTTGGGGTACGATTCCTTACAATCTGAAGCTTAGAGGCTTTTCCTGGAAGCATGGCATCAATGACTTCACTACCGTAGTAGCTCGACATCGTATCTCAGCGTTAGTAGCGGTCCGGATTTACCTAAACCACCCGCCTACGTACTTGAACCTGGACAACCGTCGCCAGGCCCACCTAGCCTTCTCCGTCCCCCCATCGCAATTGTAAGAAGTACGGGAATATTAACCCGTTTCCCATCGACTACGCCTTTCGGCCTCGCCTTAGGAGTCGACTTACCCTGCCCCGATTAACGTTGGACAGGAACCCTTGGTCTTCCGGCGAGGGAGTTTTTCACTCCCTTTATCGTTACTC from Vibrio artabrorum includes these protein-coding regions:
- the rplL gene encoding 50S ribosomal protein L7/L12 gives rise to the protein MSITNEQILDAVAEMSVMQVVELIEAMEEKFGVTAAAAVVAGGAAGGDAAAEQTEFDVILTAAGANKVQVIKAVRGATGLGLKEAKGLVDSAPAALKEGVDKAEAEALKAQLEEAGASVEIK
- the rplJ gene encoding 50S ribosomal protein L10 encodes the protein MALNLQDKKAIVAEVNEAASGALSAVVADSRGVEVGAMTSLRKQAREAGVYMKVVRNTLARRAVQGTDYECLVDTFTGPTLIAFSNEHPGAAARLFKDFAKENKDFEIKAAAFEGAVTDAEVLATLPTYDEAIARLMMCMKEASAGKLVRTIAAVRDQKEEAAA
- the rplA gene encoding 50S ribosomal protein L1, whose amino-acid sequence is MAKLTKRMRVIRDKVDATKEYEINEAVALLKELATAKFVESVDVAVNLGIDARKSDQNVRGATVLPHGTGRDIRVAVFTQGANAEAAKAAGADIVGMEDLAELVKKGEMNFDVVVASPDAMRVVGQLGTILGPRGLMPNPKVGTVTPNVAEAVKNAKAGQVRYRNDKNGIIHTTIGKASFEANQLQENLEALLVALKKAKPSSAKGTFLKKVSISTTMGAGVAVDQASLNTQAN
- the rplK gene encoding 50S ribosomal protein L11, translating into MAKKVEAYIKLQVAAGMANPSPPVGPALGQHGVNIMEFCKAFNAKTESVEKGLPTPVVITVYNDRSFTFVTKTPPAAVLLKKAAGVKSGSGRPNTEKVGTVTDAQVQEIAETKAADMTGADIEAMKRSIAGTARSMGLVVEG
- the nusG gene encoding transcription termination/antitermination protein NusG codes for the protein MSEAPKKRWYVVQAFSGYEGRVSQSLREHIKMHDMEEFFGDVLVPTEEVVEMRAGQRRKSERKFFPGYVLVQMIMNDESWHLVRSIPRVMGFIGGTSDRPAPITDKEADAILNRLEKASESPRPKTMFEAGEVVRVNDGPFADFNGTVEEVDYEKSRIKVSVSIFGRATPVELEFGQVEKLD
- the secE gene encoding preprotein translocase subunit SecE; this translates as MKANAETPDSSGAADTMKWVAAFVLLAAAVVGNYLYGELSVVIRAAGVVVLIAAALGVAATTTKGKAAIDFAKESRMEIRKVVWPTRQETMQTTLIVLAVCIVMSLVLWGIDGIMVRLVSLATGV
- the tuf gene encoding elongation factor Tu; the protein is MSKEKFERTKPHVNVGTIGHVDHGKTTLTAAICTTLAKVYGGVAKDFASIDNAPEERERGITIATSHVEYDTPARHYAHVDCPGHADYVKNMITGAAQMDGGILVVAATDGPMPQTREHILLGRQVGIPYIIVFMNKCDMVDDEELLELVEMEVRELLSEYDFPGDDLPVIQGSALGALNGEKQWEDKIIELAEALDSYIPEPERAVDQPFLLPIEDVFSIQGRGTVVTGRIERGILRVGDEVEIVGIKETTVTTCTGVEMFRKLLDEGRAGENVGALLRGTKRDDVERGQVLSAKGSINPHTKFESEVYVLSKDEGGRHTPFFKGYRPQFYFRTTDVTGDITLPEGVEMVMPGDNVQMTVELIAPIAMDEGLRFAIREGGRTVGAGVVAKIFA
- the coaA gene encoding type I pantothenate kinase encodes the protein MSPYMSFDRERWSELRNLVPMTLSESDLKELQGINEKLTMEEAVEIYLPLSRLLNLYVAARQNRNSVLHQFLDKKEKAPPFIIGIAGSVAVGKSTTARLLKALLSRWENHPKVELVTTDGFLYPNEVLEEKGLMSKKGFPESYDIKRLVNFVSDVKACKRNVTAPVYSHLTYNITDDVKCVDLPDVLIIEGLNVLQSGMNYPHEPHRVFISDFLDFSLYVDADSKQIKEWYINRFMKFRDGAFTKPDSYFHHYTRLSNQAALDKAEEIWSSINGLNLEQNILPTRERAHLILHKGADHMVEEVLLRK